From a region of the Mycobacterium intracellulare ATCC 13950 genome:
- a CDS encoding MFS transporter — MAVKPSAPRPVKRRLPPLLRSRPFVAVVVAIGGMQLMVAMDGPVAIFALPRIQNELGLSDAGRSWVITAYMLTFGGLMLLGGRLGDTIGRKRAFIVGVALFTFASTLCGIAWDGGTLIAARLLHGAASAIMAPTNLALIATTFPRGSARNVATGVFGAMSGLGGVLGLVVGGALTDVSWRLAFLVNVPIGLAVICLAVIMLQETQKERMKLDATGAALATLSCTAAVFGLSMGPEHGWQSAITIGSGLVALAALVAFVVAERTAENPIVPFGLFFDRNRLAAFAAMFLGGGVLFSLTVLVGMYVQTVMGYSPLRAGVAFIPFGIGVAIGVGAASKLVMWFPPRVVVLASSGLILIATLYGATLNAGIPYFPNLLVPLSIGALGIGAIFVPLTLSVIASVGSDRIGPTSAIAVMLQTLGGPLVLVIIQAAITSHTLRLGGTLGPVKSMNAAQLHALDRGYTYGLLWLAGVVVLLGAVALLIGYTAAQVARAQEVRKAVDAGEI, encoded by the coding sequence ATGGCCGTCAAACCGAGCGCGCCGCGCCCCGTGAAGAGGCGCCTTCCCCCTTTGCTGCGGTCTCGCCCGTTCGTCGCCGTCGTTGTCGCGATCGGCGGCATGCAACTGATGGTGGCGATGGACGGCCCCGTCGCGATCTTCGCGCTGCCCAGGATCCAGAACGAGCTGGGCTTGTCGGATGCCGGGCGGAGCTGGGTGATCACCGCCTACATGCTGACCTTCGGTGGCCTGATGCTGCTGGGTGGCCGCCTGGGTGACACCATCGGCCGCAAGCGCGCTTTCATCGTCGGGGTCGCGTTGTTCACTTTCGCCTCGACCTTGTGCGGCATCGCCTGGGACGGGGGGACCCTGATAGCGGCGCGGCTGTTGCACGGCGCGGCTTCCGCGATCATGGCGCCGACCAATTTGGCGCTGATAGCGACCACGTTCCCGAGGGGATCGGCACGCAACGTCGCAACTGGGGTGTTCGGCGCGATGTCCGGTCTCGGCGGGGTGCTGGGCCTGGTGGTGGGCGGCGCGCTGACCGACGTGTCGTGGCGGCTCGCGTTTTTGGTGAACGTGCCGATCGGGCTGGCGGTGATCTGCCTGGCCGTCATCATGCTGCAGGAAACCCAGAAGGAGCGGATGAAGCTCGACGCCACCGGGGCCGCGCTGGCCACGTTGAGCTGTACCGCCGCGGTGTTCGGCCTGTCGATGGGCCCGGAGCACGGGTGGCAGTCGGCCATCACGATCGGTTCGGGCCTGGTGGCCCTGGCCGCCCTCGTGGCGTTCGTCGTGGCGGAGCGCACCGCCGAGAACCCCATCGTGCCGTTCGGCCTGTTCTTCGACCGCAACCGGCTGGCCGCGTTCGCGGCCATGTTCCTCGGCGGTGGCGTGCTGTTCAGCCTGACCGTGCTGGTCGGCATGTATGTGCAGACCGTCATGGGCTACAGCCCGCTGCGCGCTGGTGTCGCCTTCATCCCGTTCGGCATCGGGGTGGCCATCGGGGTCGGCGCGGCGTCGAAGCTGGTGATGTGGTTCCCGCCGCGGGTGGTGGTGCTCGCCAGCAGCGGCCTGATTCTGATCGCAACGCTGTACGGCGCGACACTCAACGCCGGGATCCCGTACTTCCCGAACCTGCTTGTGCCGCTCAGCATCGGCGCCCTTGGTATCGGCGCGATCTTCGTCCCGCTCACGCTGTCGGTGATCGCCAGCGTCGGCTCCGACCGGATCGGGCCCACCTCGGCGATTGCCGTGATGCTGCAGACCTTGGGCGGACCGCTGGTGCTGGTCATCATCCAGGCCGCCATCACATCGCACACCCTGCGGCTGGGCGGCACCCTGGGTCCGGTGAAGTCCATGAACGCCGCGCAACTG